CTTCCATAGGAGAGAAGAGATTCCTGGTTCCTTTATGAATGAAATGGATTTTGAAAGTTGATTgtgaattagaaaaagaagaaaaaaaaagtggtataaagttgcaaaaaaaatttgggcGCCAAGAAGAGTTTAAAtacttttttaaattttctcacaaatataaagaattatttggtGGGGCTAACTGAAGTTGGTTGCAAAACTTGTCTGTGTAACTTcacaaataaatttaagCGCCATATTTTAACTAAGGTGAAACACAATTAACGAGCCTATTTGTATTCATTACAACAGTAATAGAAGCAGATTATAATGTACTTCTTATTTAAAAGGCACATAAagcaaaattgaattgatgcCATAGTATTTAAAGtcaatagtagtagtatttaggaataaaacaaatgttTAGTAATTGAATTACATTAGAGCAACGTCGGCTAAGTGTAAATAATCCCGCCTTGTACATTCTTGACCAGCTATTGAACCAACCTGGTTctaagaataataattatgGTTGGTGGTGcctaaattatcaataaagcATCAATGAATTTCATATCACACACATATATGAGATGCACATATCAGGCAAGCGTAAATACacatatttttttagtatGGAATAGCTAAGTAGTAAGGATAACACAATTTAGCTTGAATAGGCTATAGGTGCCTGTAAccatttgaaacaaataaacatcGTTGGAAGAAACTGTAGTGGCAAAAcagaaaatgaataattacCTCTTGTTATACAATAATGCCAAATTTACCACAAACAAAAGACATGCTTATTATTGTCTGTACATATTTCCAAATGCTTGTGGTGGTAATGTAATACTCTTATGATTTTTATTGTGTCTTATGCATGTTATTTGACGGCTGGAATACTCAATAATATTTGCTTAGCAAAAACATAATGATGTTATTGTACCATGTCTTCTGTATGCAACGGTATCTCCTATGATATACTTGACAACACAGCCAAAGTAGAAGTCAACAACCCATTCCCTGTAAGATCTTCACTTTCAGCATTTCCCAAAAACTTAGATGTCTCTCTATCCCCACTTCCAATTCCCTGTTCAGTAATAAAAACTTTCCGAAACGAAGCAAGTAGAAGGTCATCTATTCTGGTAATTTTGCTTCCATTATGATTTCTCGTAAATAGCTCGTTTAAGTAGATTTGCAATGGTTGAAATATACTTAGCAAATAAAACCTAACATAAGCATTATAATATTTCCATGCGTTCAATATCAAAGCTTGTAAAGATATTTCCAATGGTTCAGCAGTTTGCAAGTTATGACTCAATAAGGCCATCAATTTCTCAAACAAATTCGATAACTGACGGCAATCAAAATCCTCTACCTTTTCACGACCCAAGCTTGATACACTGGATCTTGTTTTCAGTCTAAAACTTCTTTCGTGATTGGGCTGGTGTAAACAAAAACTCTCCTTTACGAAATTtgcaatttcttcaacacTAGCACCCAATATTGGACGCATCTTACCCTTTTGACCAGAGtcagatattgaaaaagatggGGTAAATAGTGGTTTCAAGTAATGATAAAAGTTGGAATATATCTTACTATCTTTGTCATGATCTAATTCACTTTCGTATATGCCCAACCCTACTTCGGTTTGGTGGTACTTGTTTAGCTTATTCTGAATAAACAGATCTGCTGGCACAAGCATTTTCTTATGAATATCCAAAAAGGAACTGTTTGAATGATCCAAATTGGTTTCTCcatcttcaattgaaatatttgggTTGGTGAAATTATATATCTGAGCTAGTTCAGGATTGCTGATTATTGAATTCGAGCTATTTGAGGAAAGACATAAAGTTGTCTTGGATGGTTTTGAGAAGTCATCAAACTTACCGGACAAAGGTGTCGTGCCAGTCGCAACCTGGTTGGTGTCTCGTTGAAGGTTGCTGCCATTATGATGGGATCGATGAAACAAACTATGAAATGTGGTACTCATGGGTGAGCTCATTGAGCtctttcttggtgtattcATCTCATTTAACAGATTACCAATTATTACTTTCCGAAACGAAGAACTGTCTTCGCTTATTGTGCTACTAGTATCCAAAAACATATCTGGTTTCCGACTGCTTTGATTCTTGGGAaacttcaactttttgGCAATTCTCAACTTATTGCCACTAGTACTCTTGCTTGATTCAGATGGAGATGTAGATTCTCGGAGTGTCTTTGGTAAGCTATCATCATCGCTTGAAGAGggatgaattgaaatgttAGATGATGACTTATTTCTAGTGAATAGCCTGGATAAAGCATTGCTAGTTTTAGTGGTTGAGTTAGTTAGGTTTGACGAAAACGAAGTATTCGTATTTAGTTTTCTCAAGGTGTTGAAGTCGACATTAGCAATTTGTGAACTAGATGGAGCACCAtgtatttttgttgatgttgaagcATTCGATTGTTTAAGAATCGATGAACTCGGAGACTCTTGATTAGGAACTTCAGACATTGTATAATATTAAgcaaatttcttgaataaAGTATCGTGGTGACTGCCAAGCCTTGCTCTCTCCTTATGGATGATTCAAATTGTGAAATTTTAACAAAGATTCACgtaaagaaaaaggggATTAGTGGCGGTGCATCctgaaaataaaatcgTAACAAAAAGTACACCTttagaattgaattcaacttttgacgactctttttttcttctccttTCTCTATTTACCTACTACCCGTGAAACAAGTTATCGTGAAAGATACAATACCACTAGCAGTCTTCATGGTCAACACAGGTATTAAGTGTGAATGAACAAGCTAATTTAGTACGAAATATTTTCTAGCTCAAAGCCATTCCAAGAATTTCTGGattgtttatatttctCTAACTCCCTCGTCAAAGTAATGACGCGACACCACTCTTATTATTTAAGTTTATGGTGTCGTGTTTATGTACAGCATTGCCTGCCTCGCGtgtatatttttcaacaatagtAGTAATTACGCCAGAATAAATTTTCGTGTTTTCTCAGGTGAGTTATTTATAGAATAAGCTACACAAAGGTGATTTGTAAGTCGCGTTTCTCTTGATTATTAACCAATGGTGTTTTGCAAAATTGTATCTTACACGATCAATAAAGAATACACCAAGGACATATCAAAGTCAGTATAGACTATCAGTCCTAATAAAACCTATCAAGAGTGAGTCCAGCAGTATCAAAAGCTGTTGGAGGCACTTAGCTGTGTAAAATAAGTGTAAATTCTGGCTTTCAAGTTGGATTGGTTGGtttaattgtttgttaCTGCCAATTTTGTGTCACATAATTTTTACTCTACATTTTATAgatttttgcaaaaatatTGAACTAAACTTTACTTTCATCTCTTTGCAATTACTAAATAGTTCCAACTTTGAATCTAATTACCCCCAAAAATCCCCTAAAGCGATTCgtttaatcaattggttATCTCCAATGGGATACTTGACTATAAAATAACACTAccatcaatattttgagCTTCCCAGGGCCCATTTTGATGGTCAACTATTGCTATCAAATACTAGTCCACGTGATATAGTCATTCAATTTGACTCTTAGTCACAAAATATTTACGAGTCATCTTTACTTTACTGGTAAGAACACTACTACTGTTGTACACTACCTATTGTCATCGCATGATAAATACGTGTACATTCCATTTCTATTTACgtgtttgtttatattttctctttttatgACATACgccaaaatttttcaacaccaccaacagTTATCCCTTTTTTTGCTCATGAAATTTCCTTTCCTAATAGTTTAAACTActgaaaacaacaaaaaacttGTGCTTCAccttcattcaatttatagTAGTCAATACTGTTGAACCATGTCAGATAGTTTGTGTGTAAATGATTGCCAAAAGGATTAACATACTCAGAAATACTAACCGTTTTCAAGTATAAAACATTAACAATTACTTTCAAAATGTATTAGAATGGTGTATTCTATGAAAAATTCCTGgtcaattttgaattaacAACTACTTTCACATCCCTTGTATTTAGAGAGTTCCCATCATATTTTAttacaattaaatcaacataATGACAACCACTGAAACATTTCAGACCATATTCAGAGTTCATAGTTCAAAGTGATTTATATCTAAAAAGCTTTTACCTTGGTTTACTTCCATTTATATCCAAATTATAAAGTTGAAATAGTTAGaatatttttgtattggGATCAATGTCCAACTAATTCCCAGACTGGAAACTACTGAGTACTTTCGAAAAAATACTTCTAGTGTCCCACTACTACCTAGAACTTTTTCAGGCTACGTTAATGAGTACAATAGTTCGAAGATGTTGCATATTTCAGTATAAATATACATCATTATTGCTACCAGATAACAATTATTGTACATATATTTGTTCCAAGTCATTACAATTGAATCTAAAGCACATGCTGGATATCAAAGAAGTATAAATGAACAACTTAATAGACAAACTAGCTCAATTTCTAGACATGTAAATTCTATGAGCACCACCTTTAATTCCCATACAAAAACGGCCTTTTTTGTTGTAGCATCTCCAATCATTCGCCTACCTCAATCACCATCTGTGCGTATAATAAACATTTGTCTTGGCTTCAAAACGGTATTAGTTTGGTCTTTGTAACGCCTCTATTGGTCGAGCAGTagtcaaaataaaaatacgAGTGATTCTTAACTATGGCCAAAACGGCCTTTTTTGTCCCACGGTATGCAGTTGTATCTCTTTTCTAACAGTATCCCACGGCTTTGACACTCACATTTTGTGGTTCCAAATTGATACTAGCCTTGTCATTAACTCATTCAAATTCGATCTTCTGTCAACAATATACATAATTTTTCCGTCTTAACTATGGACAAAACGGCCTTTTTTGTTCCACAGGATGCAGTTAAATCTCGTTTCTAACAGTTCTTGCAGGGATAGAACTCATAATCCAAAGGTATAAATCGGCActagtttgatttttgtagCGTTATTTTTCATCGCGCAGTCTTCAACGGACATCACCGCAAATTCCTTAACTATGGCAAAAACGGCCTTTTTTGTTCTACAGAAAGCAGTTGAACCTTGTTTCTAACAGCTCTTACAGTCATAGTACTTACATCTTATGGCTATGAATTGGCACTAGTTGGGTCTTTCTAGCATCGAAACTGACTGTGTCAGCCTTGGCGGAGTTAATTTCACATTTCCACGGAGAaaacattttcttcaatagcTCAACCAATTCTGATCCGATTCATGCCTAATTCACACCCAATACTCTACATGATTGTAGCTTCAAAACGGCCCTAGTTTGGTCTTTGTAGCACATGTGGTTCATCAGTAATCGTTGTCTATCCACTATGCCCCGGGCACGACCTTTTCTGCTCGATGCGAACTTTTTGCCCTCAACCAATGAAAACAACActgaataaatcaaaactcTCGGATGCAAACACTATAACTTGACTCTACAAATCGGCACTAGAGCCACCAAATACCAACTTCAATTGGTTGTGCTACAGAAAGGGGGTGGCCTTAACTATGGCCAAAACGGCCTTTTTTGACCCAGAGATGGAAGCTCAACTCTTCTTTTGACCGGTCTAGAcggatttgaaaatgtttaTTGTTGGCTATAAATTGACACCAGAGCCACCAAATACCAGCTTCAATTGGTTGTGCTATTAGCAAACGGGGTTACCAGGGTGCTCTTAACTATGGACAAAACGGCCTTTTTGCCCCTGCAGCACCCAGCTAATTGCCGTTACTGACGATTCTCTCGGGTTTTAAAACCACAACTGTAGGCCACAAATCGGCACCTGATTGGCTCTTGTAGCCCTCCTCTACCTCCCACACTTCAACTTTCCTTCTTAACTATTGTAGTTTGGATTTTGTGtcgttttttttggtggtcAATGCCCTAGAGAATTGTAAGAATGAGTGTTTGGTTTGTATTGTGACGGCCATTAACGATTTCTATTGTTAATATAGTAATTATAATACTTCTGAGCTCTAGCTATCTTGTGGTAGTTCTTATATTGTGTAGAGATCAGAActgatgattttattaaagtCTGTAATATTAAGTATGGGAAGGTGGTTGCTTGGTAgcatttttgttgaaatcgATGgtgaaatattttgatcTCCAATATCTCTGTTATTTTTCGATCTGTTATTATCAAA
The Candida albicans SC5314 chromosome 7, complete sequence genome window above contains:
- a CDS encoding uncharacterized protein (Predicted ORF overlapping the Major Repeat Sequence on chromosome 7; member of a family encoded by FGR6-related genes in the RB2 repeat sequence), whose translation is MSEVPNQESPSSSILKQSNASTSTKIHGAPSSSQIANVDFNTLRKLNTNTSFSSNLTNSTTKTSNALSRLFTRNKSSSNISIHPSSSDDDSLPKTLRESTSPSESSKSTSGNKLRIAKKLKFPKNQSSRKPDMFLDTSSTISEDSSSFRKVIIGNSLNEMNTPRKSSMSSPMSTTFHSLFHRSHHNGSNLQRDTNQVATGTTPLSGKFDDFSKPSKTTLCLSSNSSNSIISNPELAQIYNFTNPNISIEDGETNLDHSNSSFLDIHKKMLVPADSFIQNKLNKYHQTEVGLGIYESELDHDKDSKIYSNFYHYLKPLFTPSFSISDSGQKGKMRPILGASVEEIANFVKESFCLHQPNHERSFRSKTRSSVSSLGREKVEDFDCRQLSNLFEKLMALLSHNLQTAEPLEISLQALILNAWKYYNAYVRFYLLSIFQPLQIYLNELFTRNHNGSKITRIDDLLLASFRKVFITEQGIGSGDRETSKFLGNAESEDLTGNGLLTSTLAVLSSIS